Sequence from the Trachemys scripta elegans isolate TJP31775 chromosome 5, CAS_Tse_1.0, whole genome shotgun sequence genome:
TAACGGCTGGAGCCTGCTAATCTGTGCACTAATGAAATTACTCTCACAGTCGTGAACTGCAGCTGTCAAGTCAGAAACTACCTCTCAGGTGCTGAAAATTCAGCTTGCCACAGGGAATGTGAATAAGGCTACTACTGTTAAATATcaaggcaggaaaaaaacatgGCTAGCGGGTTCATCTCTAAGGACACGGTATCTTCCAACTTGGAGTTGGTTGGTTGAGTAGTAATGTTCTGCTGATGGCCCATCTCTCATTACAGGGTCCTGCAGTGTCCTGGACCATGCCAGTGACTTCAGCTGTATGCTTTCAGAAACATAATTGACAATCAAGTAGTAATGAGGGCAGCAACTTTAGCTACTAAATAAGTCAGTTTAAAACTCAAGACTCTCTAAGCGGGGGTCAGTTCTATGAAATAATGTGAGAAGAAACTAGAAGTGGTTTAAAACGCTGATACAGTATTTTATTGAATGTCATTTTCTTGATTTTTGTCTTCTTCTAGAATACCTTCTGGTTTGGTTTGGGAggctgttcaatatttttaattcCTGCAATAATTTGTGCTGTAAAACTATCTAAATACTATCGTAGAATGGATACAGAGGATGTGTATGATGAGTAAGTATATAATCTTAAATAGGCTAAAAAGAAAGTGGACACACATActttcctgcataacacagtattttacatgaaatatatggtgcATCGTTTAAACCTTCACTATTGGCAAAATGAGTACCACAGTATCTTCTGAAAGAGTACAGGTATGGGCCCTGATCCGTCAATATGTGCCACATAGGTGGACTTCCATATCGTACATTgattcagtggggctctgtaaGGTGTAGAAGGGTCTGCCTATGAGACGCTCTTTGCAGGTTCAGGGCTTTAGAACTTCTtacacctttatttaaaaatattcccaATTTCAGGTAGATCTTCTTTGCTCAATTATAGCATTAAGATAACTTGTACCTGCTTTGTAGTTTCCTTGTGttaattctttcctttttttgccCAATATCCTGATTATCCCTAACCAGTCTTTCCTTTTCACTTGCAGTTCCTCTGTCTCAGGGACTTGGCATTTTACTTTATGATAACTGTTTTTACTTATTTTCATTTTGActattttttcctatttattttagCTGTTGTTCAGTAAACTTGTGCACTTcgttttttcagatcattttatTTCACACTGTTCAATTTACATTGTACATTCACAAATGAATAGAGCAGCAGCAAGACATGTACTGCTAAGACAAATGTTCACTTGCTAGTATGTTTTTTAAGTTGATTGCTTCtcctctttttatattttttagtgTTGAAACTATACCCATGAAAAAGTAAGATACTTTTACTGAtatttgttaaaattattttactaAGGAGTGAGGGTttatatttagaaagttttttaaaagaattacaaCTGTCTTTTggtttaattacattttataatGTTAGGGTACAACTGAACacagatatctccattaaataatTGAAAATTGGAGCATGCTAAAATAAGACTTCATAGAAGTATTTGATATTGTACAGTATCAGTATAGTTGAAAATTAAAGAATATTGTCTACTGAACACACCcaatttatttttacatacaaTACCATCATCCATTTACGTATCTTTGTAGCCATTTTGTACATATTGCATCTTATAGTTAACATAGTCTTTTTTGgtgtatttattttgttacagTATGGAAAATGGTAATAATGGTTATCATAAAGAGCATTTATATGGTATACACAATCCTGTTATGACAAGGTAAACCAAGTCTGAAACTGCATGCCTTCACGTTTCCTTGCTTAGTGTACTATGCTAATTAGCTATCCAATTTTCTGCATGTTTTAAAGTGAatagtgtggaagcagagagttattctccgacaatagtttaattttctatttgctttttgCATGGTTGCTCACTATAACAAGTGctgtatgtttaatttttttgaatatgCCTACATAACCATAGATATTGTAATAGTATCCAGTCATTTAACTATGGAATTTTGTAAGCTTAAAAGCCACATAATTCCATATTACTTTTCTGATATGGTGGCCCTAAAATGGTAAAGTTATTAAAGTACTCTGTATAGAAATTAAAAGGCTGTGGGGTGCATGTTCACTttttcctgggttttttttttttcttcatgcttATATAAAGGTCTGTAGGACCAATTATAAATTGATACCTAATAATAGCCACTTTGACTGTAACATGGGGCATTAATAgattattcctttttaaattctAGTTTggtttttagaatttttttcatgTGAATGCATAGAAGTAGGCTACATAGAACAAGCAGGACTAGagatttaaaagagagaaaacaaaaaaatcttttattttataaaagcaaTGAGTAGCTACAGTAACCTCTCAAATTAACGTAATGTTTAATTGCTCCAACCTGTGCCTTTGGTGCAGctatttaaacatctgaaaaaagGCAAAGTTTGCTATGTGCAGGCTGCAAATGGGCCAGGGGGATGGAAGGGGTAGAGGGGAAGATGGATGTTACTGCACCTCTGAAATTAGTCTAATCTTTTATATGGCCAAATAGTTAAGTCACAAGTCTGGGAGACAGGAGTTGCGGGGTCTTCTCCTGTCTCTGCGGCTCACTTGCTATGAGACactggcaaatcacttaacctcagTGCCTTGGATTCCCATTCCATAAACCTGGGATGATGCGATCCACCTCACTGGACTGTAGTGAGATTTCAGTAGGCTTTGTAACATACTTCTGAGTTCCTTGAATGAGAAGCTATATAAATAATTGACAAAGATAAGGAATAGTGAGCCACATAACTTTTTTTATATAGAACACATTCTTATTGAATGTTTGGTAGAGAATTAATTTTTATTGCTCACTGGGTCATGGATGGGGTGTTCTATGTTGATGGGGCTTGAAGTTGACATTTTTGACAGCCCTCAGGGCTGTATCAGTTGAGTAAAAGTCTATTTTGCATTGATTATTTTATTAACCAAGTAGCTTCCCTATGCTTCCTTTAGGAGGAAGTATTTCATAACAGTGGTattggttagggtgaccagatagcaactgtgaaaaatcaggatggggtgggggctaataggcgcctatataaggaaaaagtcccaaaaaatgggactgtcccgataaaaacgggacatctggtcaccctagtattaGTGGTGTTATAATGTTCATTATTTTGGCCTAGCCTATATCACACTGTGGGCTTTTGGGACTCCTCAAATTAATCTATAAGGTATTTGACTCCAGAGTCAACTCCACTGGCACATCGGAGAACTTCCACATTAAAGACTTTTTTTGATATTTTCGATAAGAGGGAACCAATAATCGTCCAGACTTTAGAGTCACTTTCTGATCTTTGGActtttttaatattgattttttcaACGTTCTTGAGCTGTATGGCACATTATTTGTGTGGTATTTCAAAAAAAATTTATAAGGAAATCCTTGTTCAATGACTGAATGTACAAGATATTTggaaataagccaaaaatcattAACATAAAAAATACTCTGTTAAATGAAAGCACACTAGCTTTCCACATGGACACAAACATATTAAGGactagattctgatttcagttgtcCTACTGTCAGTGAACTTTCTCTGGAttgcccttctccctgtcccctcccccccataactAACATTAGAATTTACTCTAAACTGCTGCTTCTTTTTGATTATTTCATATCTGAGACAGAGTTTGGAAAAACTGGATCAGGGCTACCACAATCCAGGGATACCACTCCAGTAGATTCTTGTTTTCTGTTCTTAACTGCACCGTTTTCATGTTTTCTGCTACCCTACTTTTTCTCGGTTCCTACAGGTCTTTTTAGTTGGCTGTAAGTATTTGTAGCATCTTTTGAGTGAGATTGTTAGTAGTGAAACCATATCCTTTTAAAGTGACAGGAATAGGAAGCCTCCCGTTTTGCACCTGCAGTGTTATGGATGCAAGTAATTGCAGGTTGCAGTTGCATTTAGAAATCTACCTGATTATTTTCCCCCGATCAGGTAGGTagaaaaaatcaatattaaaaaagTCCAAAGATCAGAAAGTGACTCTAAAGTCTGGACGATTATTGGTTCCCTCTTATCGAAAATATCAAAAAAAGTCTTTAATGTGGAAAATCAAATGCATTTATAGTTATTTGTGAGAGCAAAATGGGAGGTTGGGTTAAGACCTTTTCTAACTCAGGTCTATGGTGTTTGATTATCTGAGCATTTCCTTCCACCCTAAAACaagtcttaaaaataaataaattaaacccATTTTCTCTAATTAAAAACTTCAATAACTGGCAAGAAGACTCAGGacttatttatatagcactaatAGGTTTCAGACCTAGGGATAACTGGTCACACTATTGACAGCTGACAGTGCCACGCACTGTAGTTATGAAGTCAGGTTATTCAGTTCTTTTGTTAgcaacagaaaaatatatttctgtgtTCTCTTTAGCTCTGTGGAACAGTGGTAGCCAATACTGGAAACATCAGGGGTAAGTAAGgaacttttaaaatttatttcagcaCATCCTCCCATTTTAAAATCTGCTTCTTAAAATGTAAAAGAACAAAGGCTTGTACACTTATAATAGCATGATTGTTGGTAAGGTAAAGAAGTTTATCTGTTGACACACCCGTGAATTTCACATGAAGACCATGTATTTATAGTGTTCTATCTAAATTGTATTGCTACCTTAATCAATTTTTTACTGATTCTTTTTCTTGTGATCTATTTTCAGCCTATAGAAATGAGCCTCAAGATTCTTCTACAAGAAACATGAAATTCTTCCAACCACACTGGGATCTGAATTCACCATCCAAATCCCATGCCACTTGTTCTATGTGGCTTGTACAGTAAATCAGTCTTGAATCAAGAAAACAGTGTTTAATGTTATGCCATTAACTATTGTACAAAATACCAGAGCACTTCCTCTTGTTCACTACTGTTTGAGACTTGAACTAAAGTGGTTtctgttttttacttttttacaCTGGGGTTTCTATTTCACATCACAGTACGTATATTAATGTGGCTTACACAGATTTTGCTTAAAGTTTACTGCCCTACCATGATTACTCAAGTTCTTACCTTACCGTTTTGTTGGGAATGTGTTAAATACAGTATATACACATTTGCATAAAGAATACATTTTGTATACAGAGTCTTTTGTatatacatttttcttaaagcttaAAAGTGTGTTAGCTAAATTTTTGATATTGTATAATGTACTTCACAGAGGAATTTATCAGCATGTTCAGTGTTGACTTTTGGTGCTCTTGGACGACCACTTTGGACTGAACTTTAAATGTACAGGATATGCAGTATCTCCTGTCTCTGAAAAATTAATTCAGTTGAaggtttttctccctctttttgagTTACTTAAAAATCATCATGTATTAAATATTAGGTCTAAAAGGGTATTTGCAGAGAGACTCATTTAAAATTACAACTTTTGTGTATGTGGCAGGGTATGGAGCTCCCTGGAGTTTGAGTGATGCTCTAATTAGACCATGAGAGATGTCATAAAGTTGGTAATTTTTAGAATACTTCATCTCCAGACCAAGTTCCTAATAAATGTCAGTGGTTCTCTAAACAGGCAGTGATTATATTTTTGCtaactaatttttaaattaaactttctACACAGGAATTTGAACACTTTTAGAAGGTTGTTTTACATCACTGTAGTTTAGTGTATTGCCTTGAATTTAGACATGGCAGTTGTGCTCCTGGATTATATGACATTGTAAATCCACTTAAAGGACTGTaaaggtctacactacaaaaataaagCACAGGGGATGAGAAAGATGGAAGAATTGGGTATCTTGAACTGAACAGCAAACTGATTATATACCAATATTAACTATGTTTCCAGAAAAGGTCATTTGGCTTAAAATTACGATAATTCCAAAAACCtttgaaaacataaaacaaaactgaACAGCAATACCAGTTTTATGTGGAATAACGTAAGTTTTTCACTCTTTGGtcagaaatggaaatgtttcgATGTGACAATATgtagcatatgtgtgtgtgtgtgtgtgtatatatatatatatatgttcagAATTGTagaatttaaaaagtttatttttaatttgagaaAATTTTCCCAatccatttaaataaacaaaaacttgGTTAAGTAATCTCTATTTGATTCATAAATgactattttatttcattttaagtgtGTTTGAGAAGTGTAGGAGACACACTGGGTTAAGATATGGGCTAAGATCACATTGGAAAATGGGTTTTGTCCTCCTTACAAAAACTGATGTACTGTTGGACTTCATTGACAATATTGGCTCCAAGCAAGATGAGAAATCCAGAAATAGAATGAGAGGTATTGGATTACATTGATAAACCTGTGTGGGGAAGCTCATAAACCCCCTGGccacactgggtatgtctacacagcaaagaaaaacccactgctggccctgccagctgacttgggctgcagggctgtttcattgccgtgtaaacttctgggctcaggctgaagcccgggctctgggatcctgtgtggtgggagggtcccaaaacTCGGTCTCCAGCCTGAATCGACACAGTAATGAAGCAGCCCAAGACCTGtgagcccaagtcggctggcacgggccagtcatgggtttttctttgctgtgtaggcatacccagTGTGTCCTAAACTCTTTCCTTAGTTAAGGAATGTGCTGttgattttccacagtattccATGTTTCCAGTATTGgcacaataaaatataaaagccaCATGCATGCCAGTGCACATCCACAAAAAACATAAGGGTACCACAAATCCATTTTTATTAATTGAATAATTTTTAATCTTCTGGACAAAACCTCATAGGTTTGATTTGGCCGTCCTTCTTGTGACTACTTCCATGTGGTCAGACAATATCTGGCATAAAGACAGCTATAAAATAGCGGGAGAGTGGAAAATATCTGTTAAAATCAAAGGTGATGTGTGAATTTTGGGTAGGAATGTGCTTTTAAGTTATACAACTATCGTGCTCTATTTAGCTGCAAGATGCATCTTGTTACCTTCTTGGGAGTTCACAGGTTATTTGACATTCCCTTGAGCTATAAATTATAGGCATATGCTTACACTAgggtggtttatttaaaaaaaaaaatacaggccaccttgagagagagagagttctttGTGCACGAAACCTTTAAATTGTGAGCAGACAGTtgcttgtttcttttgcttttttggacTGAGTTGCTTCAGGATTTTAGTCTGTGTTTCACCATGAAGACTGTCATCCTTCTTCTAATGATGGTCTGTTGCATGGGAGGATTGGGACAGAAACAGACACAAAAGAAAAGGAGCAATGGTGAAGAAATCCATTTTCAGACTAAAGTCAAAGACGCTTGCACAATGAACATGAGTGGTGATGGGGAAATGAAACTCAGAATTGAATGCAAAAACCAAGGAAAGTCTTACTGGTGTGAATATACTGGCAAACCATCAATTTGTCGTCCTTTCAATAACAACCCAAAGGTTTATTGGAACCAGATTTCCCTTGAACTTAGAAAACTCCCAAACGCTTGCCAGTCCACCCTAGTGTTGAAGCCCAGCATGTGCCAAAAGGCTCCTACAGATGCTCACATGAAGCAAGTAGCTTCCAGCATGAAGCCAAACCAGAGTCCTAGCCAGCAAGCAGATGCAGCCAATCACGGGAAATCAATCCAGAAACCCTCAGCTTCTCTAAAGCAAGTTAAAGAAACCCAGGCAGGGAAAAGCTCTGCCAAAAAAGCAGGGAGACCTAAACCATCTACACTACCTCTTGTAAAACCAACACAGCGTGGACAAGGGTCTGAAAATGATACTGAAGTAATGAAGTTGGCACGAGAGCACTGCTGGGAATCACTGCACACTTTCTGCTCCTACATCATCAGCATCTTTAAAGGTTAAGAATTGCTTCAGGTAAAGCTCCCTCTTCAATAATATACAGCCATAACAGAATCTCTTCaagtcgtttttttttttttattaagctcAGGGCTCTTTAAAGGATATAGATAGCGGTAGTATATTGTGTAATTAATTCAGAAACTATCAGATAGGAAGAATTTGTTCACCTTGAAGATTTAAACTCGTTGACTGTTAAGTGATTTAAGGCCTAATCCCATGAGGTTTTGAACAGCATAATCTaccatttgaagtcaataggagtcaggGGACCCTAGTACCCCTCAAGATTGGGCCTTTAGTAAGAATTAAAACAGAGTGCCTGCTATCTtagttaataataaatagtactaTTTTCCGAATTACTTTCCAGTATACTTCTGTGTGTGATACAATTCTTAACCCAGAAGCTCATCAATTCCACTTGTATAAACTGGAtttatttttcccccaaaatgcaTGCtgctttgattaaaaaattatgccATCTGATTAGTTTAAATGTATTGCATGCATCTAAAAGCACAATTTAGAGAAAGACATTCAAATTCTGAGAACACAAGGTTGTTAACCAAAACTACTCgttaatatttaattaacttttaaactattttataGAGTTTAGAAAAGTTACTTAATTTACATACATAAACCAAAACAGACAATTCTTTGAATATTTCTCATGGAAATGAGAGGTGATTAAATGCTAAATCTTTGCTGCTATAGTTTGGGCGTAAAGACAAAGCCGTCACAGAAGTAGTCGGAGTTGTACCACTTACATTTTACCTTGGAGACTACCAACAGCTGGCTACAAAACCTGACAGACTTTCCACAGGAATGGAAATATGTACAGCCGGAGACAGAAAGTTAGTTAATTTTAGGTGTGCTTAGACTGCTGAAGATCCCAACTGTGCTTAATAAGGCAAATTGCTAAATgactaatttttattttcttttttttattttgcagagcAAATTTCTTACAGCTGAAGAGTTCCCTACTGGAGTTTCTGTTTAATACTCTTTTAGACTAAGTTTCAAAATGGGACCATAGCTATAAATCTTGTAGttactttttttcctttgcactTCTAAAATTAAACCATTTTAACAAGTTTTCAAGGCAATCACCAAAGATGCATGAAATTGGAATGACTGTACTGAAATTAAGAAATTATTCTAGATAAATTCTTTGATTCTTTTAGGTATAGATATAATATATAGGAACATGACTGCATTTAATCTGAGATGCCAGGTTAACCTGGTTTTAAAGTGCTGTACTTTGCTACATTTTACTATTTGTGCAACTTTATTTTAATGAGCATTTATAGAGAGATGAAAGCTGTAAATAATGCTCCAGTTTATGCAACCAATAAAAGAATGATTTTTGAAAATATCCTTGTGTTTTGCTGCAATCTGTGTCTAAACAGTGATTTACATAATGTCAATGCCAGTGTCTGAGGACTGGGTTAGATATCTGGGGAGGAGGAAACCACAGATCTCAGAATGAGGTGGCAAGTGCTTGCCCATGCTATGATGCTGAGAAACTTCAGTTGCAAAAACTGAATGGAAAAATTAAAGTATAAATATAGTCCAAAATAGAATATAAAACGGAGGCAGCCCACAGAATGatgctttttttattattcattgcTATTATGAACATGTAATGAATAATCTTCACTTGTTCCTGACTCCAAATGCTATACTTGCAGGAAGGATTTGGAAAGGGATAATGGAATATTCAGCTTCTCACCAACGTAGAGGTCTGTGCACTTTACTTCCACGCAAACATCAATGTCAAAAACTCAGCCAAATGCTGAAAGGATTAACTTGTCTTCATTTTAGGCTATTAGAATTTACAAAACATATTACTCTATTATTAGTCCTCTGAAATAGTTTTTAACAAGTACCCCACTTTCCCTGGTCCCCTACGTGAGTCTGAGAGAGACAACTGGAAAAGCGGATAAGGTTTGTTTCATACCCGGATTCTGCAAATATTTAGCCTCTTGTGCAACTTTACTCGAGCACTTCCACAAATTGTCTTATACTGAAATGCTAACTAATGTTTCAGGGGAGAGtttttgagaaagaaaaacaagtgaCAAAATTGAGAGAGAATCCTTAATAGTACAGGATTAGTACAGTAGCAAGTACACAGAAGGAGGAAaatatttgccaaatagtttGATGTAATTAATCTAGGTCTGAACTCTGATAAAACAGGTGCTCAAGGAAGCTTACAGTTGATCTCCATTATTAAAGTTAACGTTGTAACTATCACCAGTCATTTCAGTTATCTTTCCTAGCTTTCTGCTTCCTGTGAGGGGCATTCTGATAAGTACCTCCAAACATGGGGAGAGGTGAATGCAGTTTTATATCCAATTCTCGAACTGTTTTATTGCCTATTACTTGGTGTTTGAGCCACCATACAGAGCAATCTTTTAGGGGAATAGACTTATAAATACATAAGTAAACTCTGGTAAGAAACAAAACATGATCTTTTAAAGAGAATTAGGCTGCAGTGTGTTTATCATACTTTAAAACTTTTTTGGGAGACTGCACATGGCTGCTTGTACTCGAAAACAATATATACTCCCTATAATAACTTCCATTTCTTCTCAAGTAATATTTAGACATAGCAGAACTATTCCAGGAATGTGTGTGAATTTTCCAACAAGCAAGGTGTTTGACACAAGTGATTCTGTATGTGAATATATGCAAATGTGGGGGTACAGGATGGGTGGAAGGGTCGAGAAATGAGGCCCAGGAAAAGGAGCAGAAGAACCTGAATGAATTGAAAGTTGTCCATTCTGAATAGCGGGACATCAGGGAACAGTTACTCTGAAATGAATGGCAGTCTGGGAATGCCAACACTTTCCACAAGTGGTcttcaaaaatgtgtgtgtgtatatatattaatattCTAGCTTTGCAACTTGAATTCTGCCCCCGTGTCCCCAAGTTCCTGCTACCTGCAAAGTCAACGTTAATGTGTTTTCTTTAGCAAGGCAGGCATCCTTCCCTTTGTACAGTGCAAAACTTTACTTTAGTTTGCAGACTTAATGGCTGTAGGCACATTCTCCGGAAGCTTTCTTCCTGCGTAAATATGACATTGACCAACTGCCGAGCTGAAGTGTTAGTGTGCAGGACAGTGAAAATGGATGGCTGTCCAGGTTACAAAAGAGCATTGGCAACTACTCTGAGAGGGTCGGCTGAGCAAGCACATCTTGAGAGGAGCTTAGATGCCATCATAATGCCAGTGTCAGAGTTGAGGAAAAGGAATTGCTGGTCCTAGTAAGAAACTGCAAGTGGAAATCAGAGGGGACTCCATATAGTCTGCCTTTCAGATCCCAGCCAGCCAAAATGGGGGAAGAACCCATCAGAGGAGTCCAAATAAAAACTGAGCTTTCTAATCAATTAAAACTGAAGGCTAGAAATGAAAGAGGACTGCACAATCTTAGTTGGAATTATCATTTTTGACACAGTATGAAACCTCTGGCTTCCTAAAACTTCACAGTTATGCTGGACATGATGGCCACTTGAAGCTTCAAAGAAGCAGTGGAATAGAGTTCTGGTCCAGCTGCTACCACCTGAGCCAAAGGAGAGTCCCCATTAGCTCTGGAATAGAATTTTTGTTGTTCCTATGGAGCTTTCTAGACTTCATACAGCTATGTAAAAGCATCAACTTCTatcaataaattaaacaaattaagaTGATAGGATCTATCTACTAAAAATTGGGCTGTGTCACAATAGCTTCATCCCTTTGTCTCCTCCCTCAACAACTCCACATAGAAGAAGTCTAAGTAAAAACAGATGAGTGAAAAGTGCCTTGAAGGGTCAACAAATCTAGCTTCTGTTGAAGTAGGAGGGAAAGTGAGCTCTGCGGCCAGGAGCCCTTCACAGAGGAAAACCCTGCTGCTAGCGTGCTCCCAATTAAACAAGTGAGCCTGTTAGTTTGAGTACTTCTATTGATAGCAGCTGCCATGGTGGTATACTcagaaggcctgatccaaagcccatggaagttcCAAATAATTTCAGTGGCTTTTGGATCTGATCTAGAGAGGTGGGACTGTCCTACAAGGAGCTAGAAGCCCAAACTATATAGAGCTTTATAGGTCAAAGCGAACTGCATCTAGAAATCAACATGCAGCCAGTGCAGCTCATAAGTGTATTATGCTTGTGTGAAAACACTGATTAATAAGCAGTCTGTCAAATACCACACGGCCTACAGTTTCCAGTTGGTCTGAAGATGTAGCCACATATAGGTCACAGTGCAGTCGTCTAGCTTTGAAGTGAAGGAAGCATGTAGAGCTCTAGTATGGTTTGCCACAGCAAGAAGAGGATGCAACTTGTTCTTGCCAAGTGCAAATGAATAAGTACTTTTGGGAATTGTAGCTATCCTCTTATCCAGAAGGAGCTGGGGGTTGATGACTCTCAGGCTACGAACCTTGTAATGGGGTGCAGATGAAatttccttttgggggggggggggctgttttcTTTCTTGCCCTCTGTCTGTAAGCAATCTCCACCTCTTCTGGATGGAGTCTTAGCCACGTTCCAATCTCCGTGAGAACATTCCATTACCCTGAGAGGTTAGGAAGAGAGCTGGGTGTCATCAACTCACCAAAGAAACCATAATGCTATTAAGCCTTCTCTCCCCCTGTATATATTGAACAGGAGGGAGGATAAGACAGGCCCCTACCACATGATCTGTGTGATGTAAAAcagtatagggcctatgacacacattTGAACACCTTATTCTGAAAAACAGAGGGCACTTTGATACCAGGTGGTAGGCACCTTCAATCAGTTAGATTACATTAGGCAATGGTACGTGTACACAGCAGTCAGGTAATTATTATAATCTTGCTTTCAAACATTATAAAATTGGCTATGTTCTATTCTCTAATAACATAATTGTATCAatta
This genomic interval carries:
- the FGFBP2 gene encoding fibroblast growth factor-binding protein 2: MKTVILLLMMVCCMGGLGQKQTQKKRSNGEEIHFQTKVKDACTMNMSGDGEMKLRIECKNQGKSYWCEYTGKPSICRPFNNNPKVYWNQISLELRKLPNACQSTLVLKPSMCQKAPTDAHMKQVASSMKPNQSPSQQADAANHGKSIQKPSASLKQVKETQAGKSSAKKAGRPKPSTLPLVKPTQRGQGSENDTEVMKLAREHCWESLHTFCSYIISIFKG